In Populus nigra chromosome 10, ddPopNigr1.1, whole genome shotgun sequence, the following proteins share a genomic window:
- the LOC133704508 gene encoding auxin-responsive protein IAA13-like → MMAGGLGSLGGGGGSSGASTNDSTMSKVEVVEAEASSYPVEAELELGLSLGSGGRGGGGGKGKANARGERGRILTAKDFPSVVSQSQRPNNNTSISSACVVGAVSGTKRAADSVSHEGGSPTAGSQVVGWPPIRAYRMNSLVNQAKAARAEEDKGIGEKDISKDNLKKKICNGNKTSAPSNEKGHLGFVKVNMDGIPIGRKVDLNAHACYETLAQALEEMFFRSATTINSIGGEKRQVTKPSKLLDGLSEFVLTYEDKEGDWMLVGDVPWGMFLNSVKRLRIMRTSEANGLAPRFQDRNEKQRIKPV, encoded by the exons ATGATGGCAGGTGGTCTTGGTTCActcggcggcggcggcggctcTTCCGGGGCCTCCACAAATGACTCCACAATGTCAAAAGTGGAGGTGGTGGAGGCTGAGGCAAGTTCATATCCAGTGGAAGCTGAGCTGGAGCTGGGGCTGAGTCTTGGTAGTGGTGgtcgtggtggtggtggagggaAGGGTAAGGCAAATGCAAGGGGTGAGCGTGGCAGAATCTTGACTGCCAAGGACTTTCCTTCAGTGGTCTCCCAGTCTCAAAGGCCTAACAACAACACTTCTATATCCTCTGCTTGCGTTGTTGGTGCTGTTTCTGGGACTAAGAGAGCTGCTGACTCTGTCTCCCATGAGGGTGGATCCCCTACTGCTGGCAG TCAGGTTGTGGGGTGGCCTCCTATAAGGGCTTATCGGATGAATAGCTTGGTGAACCAAGCAAAGGCTGCAAGAGCTGAAGAAGACAAGGGAATTGGTGAGAAGGATATATCTAAGgataatttgaagaagaaaatctgtAATGGTAACAAGACCAGTGCTCCTAGTAATGAAAAGGGGCATCTTGGATTTGTCAAGGTGAATATGGATGGGATTCCAATTGGAAGGAAGGTAGATTTGAATGCTCATGCTTGCTATGAGACATTAGCCCAAGCATTGGAGGAAATGTTTTTCAGGTCCGCCACAACTATCAATTCCATTG GTGGCGAGAAGCGGCAAGTAACGAAGCCCTCCAAGTTATTGGATGGATTGTCCGAGTTCGTACTCACTTATGAAGATAAAGAGGGAGATTGGATGCTTGTGGGAGATGTTCCGTGGGG GATGTTCCTCAACTCAGTAAAAAGGCTTAGGATCATGAGGACCTCGGAGGCCAATGGACTTG CTCCAAGATTCCAGGATAGGAATGAGAAACAAAGAATAAAGCCTGTTTAG
- the LOC133704452 gene encoding uncharacterized protein LOC133704452: protein MSHVILSPFQLLELNVISAQDLAKVSRKMKTYAVAWIHPDRKLSTRIDSEGRNNPTWNDKFVFRVDDRFLHGDTSAVMIEIYALHWFRDIHVGTVRVIVGNLIPPPDPHHHNQFQIGMRFVALQVRRPSGRPQGILNIGVALLDSSMRSMPLYSQLSSAVGYRQLMGEEDVNHHKDVSDVSSSGIRSNPLLLPWPPKPELRRTKSDSSSLFGSMVMEKKKMVMKGKGASMISGSESEDTKMMNGGRTKASSMVSGSELEKKNKNWRKEASYMISGSEIVKKDPNNNLVLSDSELNGAFAKASLSSEALTNERSDDKSTELDNIVKPLPKFPGLDLGSPYNNFRHATPKKANLISRPAITDSELGPSPSEVAAVMTRKKNRRFVETESEIMGVMSLDGSMEGLQSKLERWRAELPPVYDASDISSFPASSTSKESKIVKRHSRRHSADDDGTFTCFGRFCGLECSIVCGGPPRRKTDGKRNRSYSMDNLRYNV from the coding sequence aTGTCTCATGTGATCTTGTCACCCTTTCAACTCTTGGAACTCAATGTCATTTCTGCACAAGATCTCGCCAAGGTCTCACGAAAGATGAAAACCTATGCAGTTGCATGGATCCACCCTGACCGGAAACTTTCAACAAGAATCGACTCTGAGGGACGCAACAATCCCACTTGGAATGACAAGTTTGTTTTCCGCGTGGATGACAGGTTCCTCCATGGTGACACCTCTGCTGTCATGATTGAAATCTACGCCCTGCATTGGTTCCGTGACATTCATGTAGGCACCGTCCGCGTGATTGTTGGGAACCTGATTCCCCCGCCTGATCCCCACCATCACAACCAATTTCAGATAGGCATGCGCTTCGTTGCTCTCCAGGTCCGCCGACCGTCAGGACGCCCCCAGGGGATTCTTAACATTGGTGTGGCGCTTCTTGATAGCTCAATGCGAAGCATGCCATTGTATTCACAGCTTAGCTCGGCCGTGGGTTATCGTCAGCTTATGGGGGAAGAGGACGTGAATCATCATAAAGATGTTTCTGATGTTAGCAGTAGTGGCATCCGTTCCAATCCCCTCTTGCTTCCTTGGCCTCCGAAACCTGAATTAAGACGTACGAAGAGTGATTCAAGTTCCTTGTTTGGGTCAATGgtgatggaaaagaaaaaaatggtgatgAAAGGGAAGGGTGCTTCCATGATTAGTGGCTCAGAATCGGAGGATACGAAGATGATGAATGGAGGCAGAACAAAAGCTAGTTCCATGGTCAGCGGATCAGAATTggagaagaagaacaagaattGGAGAAAAGAAGCCAGTTACATGATAAGTGGGTCAGAGATTGTCAAGAAAGACCCAAATAATAATTTGGTTCTTAGTGATTCAGAGCTTAATGGGGCATTTGCAAAAGCCTCGTTAAGCTCTGAAGCATTAACAAACGAAAGATCTGATGACAAATCAACCGAATTGGATAACATTGTGAAACCTTTACCGAAGTTTCCAGGGTTGGATCTTGGATCTCCGTACAACAACTTCAGGCATGCAACTCCGAAAAAAGCAAATTTAATAAGTAGGCCAGCTATAACAGATTCAGAATTGGGCCCATCACCATCAGAGGTGGCGGCAGTAatgacaagaaagaaaaatcgtCGATTCGTAGAGACAGAGAGTGAGATAATGGGAGTAATGAGCTTGGATGGAAGCATGGAGGGTCTTCAATCTAAACTGGAAAGATGGAGAGCAGAGCTTCCGCCAGTTTACGATGCCAGTGATATCTCAAGTTTTCCTGCTAGTAGCACTTCTAAAGAAAGCAAAATTGTTAAACGACACAGCCGCAGGCACAGTGCTGATGATGATGGCACGTTTACTTGCTTCGGTAGATTTTGTGGTTTGGAGTGTTCAATTGTATGTGGTGGCCCTCCCAGGAGGAAAACAGATGGGAAGAGGAATCGAAGCTATTCCATGGATAATTTGAGGTATAATGTTTAA
- the LOC133705560 gene encoding uncharacterized protein LOC133705560 isoform X1: MVNLGIDLTMRNPFLVFVEEGGNPLRVQQFLTLVKLICPRSKAKMLLRSSSTSAAGPLFSPFSDGPNRDFEAVNNTHTNHIKHQPVFHDHKLSFPHGLQHLNLTPLSGHSISSPLSELDQEKGSSRINSLRRASSDSNLESFVYTSSCDQEEFRNSTTTSKKFQYRHHKRMLHSSPSFSIFYKNDELEDEGHNGTDVGREEELMRTITIRENIESIGSGDFSFGKTSMGLIEEEGEKEQEQDSNGIENFDIEEVREPASPPLYLAAGLGIDDIDLGGNSGGGGGFHLSFPNFDEDDDVEEYYKRMIDENPFHPLLLSNYARLLQSKGDLHGAEEYYRLATLAAPADGEILMQYAKLEWELNHDQDRALINFERAVQSAPQDSNVLAAYASFLWEIEDDGEGNTFQPEFIQDFKLLQLPSEHHIDLEDHAASDANKDRDAEEYYRAMVETNPCNSLVLRNYAEFLYQSKRDLKGAEEYFSRAILADPGDGEILSQYAKLVWELYRDHDKALCYFKQSIQATPADSYVLAAYASFLWETEENEEDSTSQFEMPNHNDGAVAAANAQVHHKY; encoded by the exons atggTCAATCTCGGGATAGATTTAACAATGCGAAATCCCTTTTTAGTATTTGTCGAAGAGGGGGGAAACCCTTTACGTGTACAACAATTTTTAACTCTTGTTAAACTGATTTGTCCAAGGTCAAAGGCAAAAATGCTTCTGAGGAGCTCATCAACTTCTGCAGCTGGACCCTTGTTTTCACCCTTCTCGGACGGCCCTAATAGAGACTTTGAGGCTGTTAACAACACCCACACCAACCACATCAAACACCAACCAGTGTTTCATGATCACAAACTGTCATTTCCTCACGGTTTGCAGCATCTCAACTTGACACCATTATCAGGCCACAGCATCTCATCTCCATTGTCTGAACTCGATCAAGAAAAGGGTAGTTCTCGAATTAACAGCCTTCGAAGAGCTTCGTCGGATAGTAATTTGGAAAGTTTTGTCTATACATCTTCTTGTGATCAAGAAGAATTTCGTAACTCAACTACTACATCAAAGAAATTTCAATATAGACATCACAAGAGAATGTTGCACTCTTCACCTTCTTTTTCgatattttacaaaaatgatGAACTAGAGGATGAAGGACACAATGGAACAGATgtgggaagagaagaagaattgaTGAGAACTATTACAATTAGAGAAAACATAGAATCTATTGGTAGCGGGGACTTCAGTTTTGGAAAGACGAGTATGGGGTTAATAGAGGAGGAAGGAGAGAAGGAGCAGGAACAAGATTCAAACGGAATTGAGAATTTCGATATTGAAGAAGTAAGGGAACCGGCTAGTCCTCCCCTGTATCTTGCTGCTGGGCTTGGGATTGATGATATAGATCTCGGTGGTAATAGTGGTGGCGGTGGTggttttcatttaagttttccaaactttgatgaagatgatgatgtggAAGAGTATTATAAGAGGATGATTGATGAGAATCCTTTCCACCCTTTGCTCCTCTCAAATTATGCTCGGCTGTTGCAG TCCAAGGGAGACCTTCATGGAGCTGAGGAATATTATCGTCTTGCAACACTGGCAGCTCCTGCAGACGGTGAAATTCTGATGCAGTATGCGAAACTGGAATGGGAGCTGAACCATGATCAAGATAGAGCATTAATTAACTTTGAGCGTGCAGTTCAGTCAGCCCCTCAAGACAG CAATGTTCTTGCAGCTTATGCCAGCTTTCTCTGGGAAATAGAAGACGATGGGGAAGGAAATACATTTCAACCAGAATTTATCCAG GATTTTAAACTGTTGCAGCTTCCATCTGAGCATCATATTGATCTGGAAGACCATGCTGCATCTGATGCCAACAAGGATCGCGATGCTGAGGAGTATTATAGAGCGATGGTAGAGACAAATCCTTGCAACTCTTTGGTTCTAAGAAATTATGCTGAGTTTCTGTATCAG TCCAAGAGAGACCTTAAAGGGGCTGAGGAATACTTCTCCCGGGCCATACTGGCTGATCCTGGTGATGGAGAAATCCTGTCGCAATATGCAAAATTGGTGTGGGAACTTTATCGTGACCATGATAAAGCCTTGTGTTATTTTAAACAATCAATTCAAGCAACTCCTGCGGACAG CTATGTTCTCGCAGCTTATGCTAGTTTCCTATGGGAAACAgaggaaaatgaagaagataGCACGAGTCAGTTCGAGATGCCCAATCACAATGACGGTGCAGTAGCTGCTGCCAATGCTCAAGTGCATCATAAATACTAG
- the LOC133705560 gene encoding uncharacterized protein LOC133705560 isoform X2 codes for MVNLGIDLTMRNPFLVFVEEGGNPLRVQQFLTLVKLICPRSKAKMLLRSSSTSAAGPLFSPFSDGPNRDFEAVNNTHTNHIKHQPVFHDHKLSFPHGLQHLNLTPLSGHSISSPLSELDQEKGSSRINSLRRASSDSNLESFVYTSSCDQEEFRNSTTTSKKFQYRHHKRMLHSSPSFSIFYKNDELEDEGHNGTDVGREEELMRTITIRENIESIGSGDFSFGKTSMGLIEEEGEKEQEQDSNGIENFDIEEVREPASPPLYLAAGLGIDDIDLGGNSGGGGGFHLSFPNFDEDDDVEEYYKRMIDENPFHPLLLSNYARLLQSKGDLHGAEEYYRLATLAAPADGEILMQYAKLEWELNHDQDRALINFERAVQSAPQDSNVLAAYASFLWEIEDDGEGNTFQPEFIQLPSEHHIDLEDHAASDANKDRDAEEYYRAMVETNPCNSLVLRNYAEFLYQSKRDLKGAEEYFSRAILADPGDGEILSQYAKLVWELYRDHDKALCYFKQSIQATPADSYVLAAYASFLWETEENEEDSTSQFEMPNHNDGAVAAANAQVHHKY; via the exons atggTCAATCTCGGGATAGATTTAACAATGCGAAATCCCTTTTTAGTATTTGTCGAAGAGGGGGGAAACCCTTTACGTGTACAACAATTTTTAACTCTTGTTAAACTGATTTGTCCAAGGTCAAAGGCAAAAATGCTTCTGAGGAGCTCATCAACTTCTGCAGCTGGACCCTTGTTTTCACCCTTCTCGGACGGCCCTAATAGAGACTTTGAGGCTGTTAACAACACCCACACCAACCACATCAAACACCAACCAGTGTTTCATGATCACAAACTGTCATTTCCTCACGGTTTGCAGCATCTCAACTTGACACCATTATCAGGCCACAGCATCTCATCTCCATTGTCTGAACTCGATCAAGAAAAGGGTAGTTCTCGAATTAACAGCCTTCGAAGAGCTTCGTCGGATAGTAATTTGGAAAGTTTTGTCTATACATCTTCTTGTGATCAAGAAGAATTTCGTAACTCAACTACTACATCAAAGAAATTTCAATATAGACATCACAAGAGAATGTTGCACTCTTCACCTTCTTTTTCgatattttacaaaaatgatGAACTAGAGGATGAAGGACACAATGGAACAGATgtgggaagagaagaagaattgaTGAGAACTATTACAATTAGAGAAAACATAGAATCTATTGGTAGCGGGGACTTCAGTTTTGGAAAGACGAGTATGGGGTTAATAGAGGAGGAAGGAGAGAAGGAGCAGGAACAAGATTCAAACGGAATTGAGAATTTCGATATTGAAGAAGTAAGGGAACCGGCTAGTCCTCCCCTGTATCTTGCTGCTGGGCTTGGGATTGATGATATAGATCTCGGTGGTAATAGTGGTGGCGGTGGTggttttcatttaagttttccaaactttgatgaagatgatgatgtggAAGAGTATTATAAGAGGATGATTGATGAGAATCCTTTCCACCCTTTGCTCCTCTCAAATTATGCTCGGCTGTTGCAG TCCAAGGGAGACCTTCATGGAGCTGAGGAATATTATCGTCTTGCAACACTGGCAGCTCCTGCAGACGGTGAAATTCTGATGCAGTATGCGAAACTGGAATGGGAGCTGAACCATGATCAAGATAGAGCATTAATTAACTTTGAGCGTGCAGTTCAGTCAGCCCCTCAAGACAG CAATGTTCTTGCAGCTTATGCCAGCTTTCTCTGGGAAATAGAAGACGATGGGGAAGGAAATACATTTCAACCAGAATTTATCCAG CTTCCATCTGAGCATCATATTGATCTGGAAGACCATGCTGCATCTGATGCCAACAAGGATCGCGATGCTGAGGAGTATTATAGAGCGATGGTAGAGACAAATCCTTGCAACTCTTTGGTTCTAAGAAATTATGCTGAGTTTCTGTATCAG TCCAAGAGAGACCTTAAAGGGGCTGAGGAATACTTCTCCCGGGCCATACTGGCTGATCCTGGTGATGGAGAAATCCTGTCGCAATATGCAAAATTGGTGTGGGAACTTTATCGTGACCATGATAAAGCCTTGTGTTATTTTAAACAATCAATTCAAGCAACTCCTGCGGACAG CTATGTTCTCGCAGCTTATGCTAGTTTCCTATGGGAAACAgaggaaaatgaagaagataGCACGAGTCAGTTCGAGATGCCCAATCACAATGACGGTGCAGTAGCTGCTGCCAATGCTCAAGTGCATCATAAATACTAG
- the LOC133705560 gene encoding uncharacterized protein LOC133705560 isoform X3, with translation MLLRSSSTSAAGPLFSPFSDGPNRDFEAVNNTHTNHIKHQPVFHDHKLSFPHGLQHLNLTPLSGHSISSPLSELDQEKGSSRINSLRRASSDSNLESFVYTSSCDQEEFRNSTTTSKKFQYRHHKRMLHSSPSFSIFYKNDELEDEGHNGTDVGREEELMRTITIRENIESIGSGDFSFGKTSMGLIEEEGEKEQEQDSNGIENFDIEEVREPASPPLYLAAGLGIDDIDLGGNSGGGGGFHLSFPNFDEDDDVEEYYKRMIDENPFHPLLLSNYARLLQSKGDLHGAEEYYRLATLAAPADGEILMQYAKLEWELNHDQDRALINFERAVQSAPQDSNVLAAYASFLWEIEDDGEGNTFQPEFIQDFKLLQLPSEHHIDLEDHAASDANKDRDAEEYYRAMVETNPCNSLVLRNYAEFLYQSKRDLKGAEEYFSRAILADPGDGEILSQYAKLVWELYRDHDKALCYFKQSIQATPADSYVLAAYASFLWETEENEEDSTSQFEMPNHNDGAVAAANAQVHHKY, from the exons ATGCTTCTGAGGAGCTCATCAACTTCTGCAGCTGGACCCTTGTTTTCACCCTTCTCGGACGGCCCTAATAGAGACTTTGAGGCTGTTAACAACACCCACACCAACCACATCAAACACCAACCAGTGTTTCATGATCACAAACTGTCATTTCCTCACGGTTTGCAGCATCTCAACTTGACACCATTATCAGGCCACAGCATCTCATCTCCATTGTCTGAACTCGATCAAGAAAAGGGTAGTTCTCGAATTAACAGCCTTCGAAGAGCTTCGTCGGATAGTAATTTGGAAAGTTTTGTCTATACATCTTCTTGTGATCAAGAAGAATTTCGTAACTCAACTACTACATCAAAGAAATTTCAATATAGACATCACAAGAGAATGTTGCACTCTTCACCTTCTTTTTCgatattttacaaaaatgatGAACTAGAGGATGAAGGACACAATGGAACAGATgtgggaagagaagaagaattgaTGAGAACTATTACAATTAGAGAAAACATAGAATCTATTGGTAGCGGGGACTTCAGTTTTGGAAAGACGAGTATGGGGTTAATAGAGGAGGAAGGAGAGAAGGAGCAGGAACAAGATTCAAACGGAATTGAGAATTTCGATATTGAAGAAGTAAGGGAACCGGCTAGTCCTCCCCTGTATCTTGCTGCTGGGCTTGGGATTGATGATATAGATCTCGGTGGTAATAGTGGTGGCGGTGGTggttttcatttaagttttccaaactttgatgaagatgatgatgtggAAGAGTATTATAAGAGGATGATTGATGAGAATCCTTTCCACCCTTTGCTCCTCTCAAATTATGCTCGGCTGTTGCAG TCCAAGGGAGACCTTCATGGAGCTGAGGAATATTATCGTCTTGCAACACTGGCAGCTCCTGCAGACGGTGAAATTCTGATGCAGTATGCGAAACTGGAATGGGAGCTGAACCATGATCAAGATAGAGCATTAATTAACTTTGAGCGTGCAGTTCAGTCAGCCCCTCAAGACAG CAATGTTCTTGCAGCTTATGCCAGCTTTCTCTGGGAAATAGAAGACGATGGGGAAGGAAATACATTTCAACCAGAATTTATCCAG GATTTTAAACTGTTGCAGCTTCCATCTGAGCATCATATTGATCTGGAAGACCATGCTGCATCTGATGCCAACAAGGATCGCGATGCTGAGGAGTATTATAGAGCGATGGTAGAGACAAATCCTTGCAACTCTTTGGTTCTAAGAAATTATGCTGAGTTTCTGTATCAG TCCAAGAGAGACCTTAAAGGGGCTGAGGAATACTTCTCCCGGGCCATACTGGCTGATCCTGGTGATGGAGAAATCCTGTCGCAATATGCAAAATTGGTGTGGGAACTTTATCGTGACCATGATAAAGCCTTGTGTTATTTTAAACAATCAATTCAAGCAACTCCTGCGGACAG CTATGTTCTCGCAGCTTATGCTAGTTTCCTATGGGAAACAgaggaaaatgaagaagataGCACGAGTCAGTTCGAGATGCCCAATCACAATGACGGTGCAGTAGCTGCTGCCAATGCTCAAGTGCATCATAAATACTAG
- the LOC133705561 gene encoding 31 kDa ribonucleoprotein, chloroplastic-like has protein sequence MAASAAAAVGSSFSPSSIHTLKCMHVKHCPFDHSLLKVSPVRIMLATLSRSNYVIEPLSQVTSSWRVPRASADVAQEEAPATAPAVEEEELASGETEGEADQVPVNTKLYFGNLPYNVDSAQLAGMIQEYGTPEMVEVLYHRETGRSRGFAFVTMSSIEDCETVIENLDGSQYMGRILRVNFADKPKPKEPLYPETEYKLFIGNLSWSVTSESLTQAFQEYGNVVGARVLYDGETGKSRGYGFVCYSTKEEMETALQSLNGVELEGRALRVSLAEGRKS, from the exons ATGGCTGCCTCTGCTGCTGCAGCTGTAGGCTCATCTTTCTCTCCCTCATCAATCCACACCCTCAAATGCATGCATGTCAAGCACTGCCCATTTGATCACTCTCTCCTCAAAGTCTCACCAGTTCGCATCATGTTAGCCACGTTATCTCGCTCGAATTATGTTATAGAACCACTTTCACAAGTTACATCCTCATGGAGGGTGCCAAGAGCATCTGCTGATGTTGCTCAAGAGGAGGCACCCGCAACTGCTCCTGCGGTGGAAGAAGAGGAACTAGCCTCAGGAGAAACAGAAGGAGAAGCTGATCAGGTCCCTGTTAATACCAAGCTTTACTTTGGGAATTTGCCATATAATGTTGACAGCGCCCAGCTTGCTGGGATGATTCAAGAGTATGGTACTCCAGAGATGGTTGAG GTTCTCTATCACAGAGAAACTGGAAGAAGCAGAGGTTTTGCATTCGTGACAATGAGTAGCATTGAAGATTGTGAGACAGTCATTGAAAATCTCGATGGAAGC caaTACATGGGCCGCATCTTAAGGGTGAACTTTGCAgataaacctaaacctaaagaACCATTATATCCAGAAACAGAATACAAACTTTTTATTGGAAATTTATCCTGGTCAGTAACGTCTGAAAGTTTGACACAAGCCTTTCAAGAATATGGCAACGTTGTTGGAGCAAGGGTTCTATATGACGGGGAGACAGGAAAATCCCGTGGTTATGGTTTTGTATGTTACTcaacaaaagaagaaatggaAACAGCCCTTCAATCTCTTAATGGAGTG GAACTGGAGGGACGAGCATTACGTGTAAGCTTAGCTGAAGGGAGAAAATCATAA
- the LOC133705049 gene encoding uncharacterized protein LOC133705049, giving the protein MYPKVKVRTDGQDDQPAHSWSSLLSLKDIQFLCLQDSCFPVKGHQDDSPPPIARIPKSYVPSVIMPKVSVSEGAEKKNIFNEEDKPNIRASSIPRPRAVLSSPDNDAVIGNNNKTRVARPSALKNNKLIQNRHELCKVFPSRITDGSPTNTRKSKSTPDNKSEVKVKKGLPTDTPRSMRI; this is encoded by the exons A TGTACCCAAAGGTGAAGGTGAGAACAGATGGGCAAGATGATCAACCTGCACACAGCTGGAGTTCTTTGCTTTCCTTGAAGGATATCCAGTTTCTTTGTTTGCAGGATTCTTGTTTTCCAG TGAAGGGGCACCAAGATGATTCTCCACCACCCATAGCAAGAATTCCGAAGTCTTATGTACCGAGTGTGATCATGCCAAAAGTCTCTGTTTCTGAAG GAGCagagaagaaaaacatttttaatgagGAGGATAAACCAAATATCAGAGCCAGTTCAATCCCACGCCCGCGTGCTGTCTTATCTAGTCCTG ACAATGATGCAGTGATCGGGAATAACAACAAGACTAGAGTGGCAAGGCCCTCAGCTTTGAAGAATAATAAGCTGATTCAAAATAGGCATGAACTATGTAAAGTTTTCCCCAGTAGAATCACTGATGGTAGCCCAACAAATACAAGAAAGTCCAAGAGCACTCCTGACAATAAGAGTGAAGTTAAAGTAAAGAAAGGGTTGCCAACGGATACACCACGTTCTATGAGAATCTAA
- the LOC133704944 gene encoding uncharacterized protein LOC133704944 — protein MMWHRARLISTRRLCTATRRCIDDEGDWFYSSEWWGTCTDGHTVLRSPSDKGNGIVSVLAYPSSRPSEVEWRETEKWLERRYAEEIHKNNHKGEVGGGFSIIGYQWRTLHFNDETRQSAVKVMAAYHRQQSQPSAAGSIFLMQQPHCLAVPYLKSMVSAGLATIASCNNDLVDAVYGKTTIRILCIGHGGGSLPLFLATKIQGAVVDIVEIDPVVISASIRAMGFPSFSVMTSSGQRALPKPNPIDEVLWKGIHERLCLYEADAENFVLNTSNTYDMIFIDAYDGDDIFPCQLWDPDSPFLKALSNRLHPGHGTVVVNIHSDSEVLSADPSISHYYQQLLPMGKHVSKVCRAYKSVLAGNGEEGSGLGFTVAVPWVYNTSLVVCRGSGMNTRHCSRDFIMNAIVSKSREVENVLNLPFSFSQYINRGFTLVD, from the exons ATGATGTGGCACAGAGCTAGGCTGATCTCCACCCGGCGACTCTGCACAGCAACACGGCGTTGTATAGACGACGAAGGCGACTGGTTCTACTCGTCTGAATGGTGGGGCACGTGCACTGACGGCCACACCGTTTTGCGTTCACCTTCCGATAAAGGAAACGGCATCGTGTCCGTCCTTGCGTATCCCTCTTCTAGACCC agTGAGGTCGAGTGGCGAGAAACAGAGAAATGGCTTGAACGAAGGTATGCAGAGGAGATACATAAGAATAACCATAAAGGAGAAGTAGGGGGAGGTTTTAGTATAATTGGGTATCAATGGCGGACACTTCATTTTAATGATGAAACACGACAGAGTGCTGTTAAAGTAATGGCTGCTTACCATCGACAACAATCACAACCTTCAGCTGCAGGCTCTATATTCCTAATGCAGCAGCCCCATTGTCTTGCTGTTCCAT ATTTGAAGAGTATGGTATCAGCTGGGTTGGCCACTATAGCATCCTGCAATAATGACCTTGTGGATGCTGTATATGGAAAGACAACAATCCGCATTTTATGCATTGGTCATGGTGGTGGAAGCTTACCATTGTTTTTGGCTACAAAAATCCAAG GTGCTGTTGTTGACATAGTTGAAATTGATCCCGTTGTTATCTCCGCTTCAATTCGAGCAATGGGTTTTCCATCTTTCTCGGTTATGACCTCATCAGGTCAGCGTGCCTTGCCAAAGCCTAATCCCATTGATGAAGTGCTGTGGAAAGGCATCCATGAGAGACTTTGCCTCTATGAGGCAGATGCTGAGAACTTTGTTCTTAACACCAGTAATACGTATGACATGATATTCATTGATGCATATGATGGTGATGATATCTTCCCTTGCCAGCTTTGGGACCCGGATTCCCCTTTTCTCAAAGCTCTCAGTAACAGGCTGCACCCTGGACATGGAACCGTTGTAGTGAACATCCATTCTGATTCGGAAGTTTTAAGCGCAGATCCGTCCATTTCACATTATTACCAGCAACTTTTGCCAATGGGAAAGCATGTTTCGAAAGTTTGCCGAGCATACAAGAGTGTTCTCGCAGGAAATGGAGAGGAAGGTTCTGGTTTGGGATTCACTGTTGCAGTCCCTTGGGTATACAATACATCTCTGGTTGTATGCAGAGGTTCTGGGATGAATACTAGGCACTGCAGCAGGGATTTCATTATGAATGCTATCGTATCTAAATCTCGTGaggttgaaaatgttctcaactTACCGTTCTCATTTTCTCAGTACATAAACAGAGGTTTTACACTCGTTGATTAA